Part of the Mytilus galloprovincialis chromosome 14, xbMytGall1.hap1.1, whole genome shotgun sequence genome is shown below.
AACCAGTTGATAttcggaataaaaaaaaataatagggcAAACAATGGTATTAACGGATTAAACATTGATTTTGATTAAACCTGGCTTCTTCCTTAATTGGTTATACATAATTTGATTGAATTAATTACCacataaattatatttcattcaaaatttaatattttttactattaattttttgtctttttaagaAAAATACGTAATTATCTAATTATTCAACAAAAAGTAAATTAAGAAAATAGCAATTACAATATTGTGTGGTTATTTTTCTGCatgtaaatttcaataaaataaattgtttatttaatggaaaataaaaataataaagttatactatgaaattataaatgaacgccaaatattttatattaaagtcaattaaaatagataaatgaaaggtaaattcaaatcaataagattattattttctttattatacatattttatatgtgTCAGGTAAACCCCCAAAGGCAATTGTCAGTTGTGATGTCGACATGTGTATTCAAAAATACAAATGTGGGACCACGATATTAACCCTTCTACAGTACATACATGGACCCCTTACAATTAACATGTCATTTTAGAATGACTTTATAAAAAGCTCCtaaaaatatttgcatcagtACAGTTCAATATTGCGTTTGtcagttttaaattattttattaattttatacaaCTCATATATAAACATGACGACATACAATCAATTTCTTGTCATTAAATAACATTTCATATTATAAGTATTCTATAACAAGTCCGTGAATTACGGCTTATCAGGTGCAAATCAAAATTTAATCATGCATTACAATCTAATGTTCGATTGTCGGAAACGTAAATTTTTTGACACGATGCAAACAAATTcgtaattatataattaaattaaattaatcagtaataattattaattcataaaatgaacttgacctcattcaTTTTATAAAAGATGTTTTCTAGCTgacaacaatttacaaaatccTGCCGACAGCACGAGCTAATATTGGCGGTAAAATACTCAACGGTAAACACTAGTTATATCAATGGGTCCGATTGCCAGGGTCAAATAAGTGTATTGATTGATGAAAACCTAAAATGATAAGGCTCTTACGGGTATGGAGATGTgggaattaattttttttacaacatatttatttccccgattttgaaaaatgattcaGTTAGTAGGATTGAACAATTTGGATGtgtatttaaaatgtttcttttttagaaattttttatgcattcacaaaaaataattatccTTTTCTGTTTATTCAGCCGTAAATTCTTTCATAAAATGGTTCCGCTGATCTAGGTCAAATTCCAGTGATTGACATGAGAAAATAAACGCAGAGGCTCTTACGGGGAATATGAAATCGgaaaaaaaattagtttaaagtttaaaactgaTTAATTTCCAAAGTTTTCAGTGAATAACAATTGTTTTGTACATGACTTATATCTAGCATGATGAAATATCTAACTAAgctgaaataaacaatttcaatGTTCATATTTTAGCTAATAagtaaaaactgaaatattttttatccGTAATTTCATTCATTAAAACGGTGAAATATGTTACAGGATGTTATCGTTCATTAATCTATAAAATGTACAGGTAAGATTACAAATTTATCAATCACAGCTACAGATTAATTTACGACCTTCCAACAAGGTATTACACAGGTACATCACTGCAGGGGTAATTACAGTCCGGCGGATGTCCGACTTGTCTGTCTTCTTGTCTCATTGGGACATATATAGGAGCAAGACTTAAAATGTACTGTATTTGTACACTTTGAATTCTTTGATAAGTTAAaccataaatatttttcttcGTTTGAATCCTttgattagttatactataaatgtTGTTGAACTGTCAGCTACATGTGTGAGTTTTTATCATCTCTTGCatcaatatacatttatttaaccTACCATCTGGTAAAATGTTTCCACAATTTGCTGTACATCCAGGTCCTTGAAATGTTTTACAATCACCACTTGGCACCTTCCACATCCAAACATCTCCATCAGTAGTCCCCAACAACAAGACATTAGCAACAGGGTGCCATTGTAACCACTGAAATACAAGTATTcataaatgtttaacaaaatgtTATCTTAACTTTAAACCTTAACACAGGAATTCAGTttgtcacaaaaataaaatacaaaaaaaaaaccacaatgtTGTAATaccaagttttgttttaaacttaCTCTTTAGACCATTATGCAAGTCTTctcaattatttatattttttatcaggGATCTTTAGTGGGTATAAATTTTACTTGCAATCATAGCCAACCAAGTAAAAACTTATATATGTCCATATTAACCAAACCCTGATTGTCATGGTAATAAATCTGTCATAAGGTATTGCATAAAATCCATATGGCCATCCAAGTATGAACAGTTTTCATGACCAAGACTAAGAAATGGTGATGACTTTTACTTACTTCTGTATCAGAACACTCAAATGACCAGACTTCTTTCTTAGTTTCTATGTCATATACTCTGATGACACCACTTAAGTCAGCCATGGCTACCATACTACCATCAGGACTAAATCCAACACATGTTACAGAATCCTTAAAACCTAAAAAGTAAACatggtataaaaatattttctgctaTATTTTGAAATGTGATATATGTAATTATATAACATCATTGTAAATCTAAGATATAGATTTAGCCACCTTTAAACAATTGGCATCATAATAGAAATCACACCataaggccacacttaaaaatattttggtttgcctgAACACTACCCAACATGGAGACAGTGGGTAGTGTGGCTAggcattttctttatttttcggCAAAGAGAAATTTAAGTATCAGATGATGTTTAAAAGTCTTCATGgctatctgaataaaaaaaatttataactggacaataaaagattttgagtaggcatCTATTTTTTGGGTAagtagggttagggcaaacaaacctattcttttttatggcctaagTGATACtaaaaattgtaataaattacaaacaaagaagaaaaaatgaaaagctATATTAAGCCAGATAAATATACAAGTATTAAAGGTGAGAAATACCAACAATATATGTATGACCATAACATACTCATCtaattttatgtttcaaaatgaaaaactttTCTCAAATGTTTCAATGCTGCATGGATGTTTCTATCTTCAATTTTTGTGATAAAACATACAGTTATCAATATACTAGTGAGCACTGAAGGGTGAAGATTGCATTCTTTTTGCAACCGAAATAAAACTTAATCATTGCATTGTATCAGGCATTGATGTAGTTGGTTCAATTATAATTATAGCCAAAGAAAGGTAACtcaaattcaacaaaaacttgaaccctttcaccgattgctgcccagacagaagatACTCTGAGACAATGGCTTTCCTGGCTACTATTACtaaagtgggagatcttcataataaatgtcaataaaaacttgtttgtagttatttgtgtatttatttcattcactaacactaTGTTCACAGTTtagttcatgttttgataattttttcctcataaaatattaaaattttcggcattatctaggtgaaattctcaaaattctgctgctatttgaccccaaatcgtaattttttaatccaaaacggcaaaattttgaaaattttatgagGATGAACAAATccctcacactgaacgatgtccattaaaagtgttttgtacataaaacaacattttatgtcaaaaaagtatactagtttggcttcaattctaccatattctttcaaaaaaaaatgttcccttaTTTCAAATTCTTGTAAATTCCTTAAATTTCCTcagattttgacacggttttcaacaaacggaagcgccatgtttacactttcatccgggtattcatcaaaAAAAGATAACCAATGTCTGCACTGTTCTGAGCGGGAAATATAAAACAGGTATTCTGATCCCGGTAAAAtgggactcatcgtcagctgtctgaagcgtaaATCCctgtaaaccgggactcatcggcgaaagggttaacaGTGAAATGCTTGATTTTTTTAGAACAGATACAAGATTTGTTACATTTTATTACTTAAATATCTGAGTAAATATTTGGTTGAAAAATTCATGTTTAGGATGAACTGAATGGTGTGTTTATTTTCTTCTCAAAATTATTGATACAATCTGGAAAACTGATAACTTTCACTGATAACTTTCACAAATTGAAAGGTTTCCAATGATTACCAAATCATCTCCCACCTTACAGCAACATTCAAAACTCTCCTTAGTCCTGAACAGACAAATATTCTAACATTACATACCATTACATTCCATAATCTGTTCTCCAGTATTGGCTGACCAAACAAACCCTCGATCATCTTGTCCACCAGTAACTACAAGATTACTTGACTTCTTATCAACAGACACAGTAAATACAGCATCTTCAAGTAAAATAATGAATTCAAGGATATATATCCAATAGACGACAACTAAAGTGtaatttaacaaattaacaaaaggAAATTTAGAGGTCAGCATAcaatattcattattcaatataaCACTTGCAAAATATGACAGATGTGTACAGTGTGTCAAGCTCTTAACTGATCAGAGTCaattttgttataatatatatatacaaattatcaTTTATGTACTTATCTTATGTTCTTCTTCATTACTTTCTTTGTTTTTTCCAGCATTGGTAAGtgtgtttattttaatttcattatgtaaaacttcctgtttcagtTTGTAATGATAAAACACATTGCAATTGGATGAGCAACACTTAGTCAAGTCACCTTAACTACAAATGTACATAAATTTCTCCAACATTTACAGGAATCCACCctttaaaaaaatttgttgtGCACCAAAAATCTGAGATATGTCTTTTTAAAGATTGATTTGTCAGCTAACATGGCTAAAGAAATTACCTGTATGTTGCTTAAACACAAAAGAAGAGCTGTCAATCAAGCCATCTGCCCCACCTTCTTCTCCAACCTCTTCATCACCATCTTCAATATCGATACTGTCTAAGTTCTCTAAAAGTCCTGAAATAACATAACGGTTACAAAACTGGAAATTAAGAAGACAAGATAATGTcattttttactgtaaataaaaatatttaaatttttcgtGTGAAATAAAGATAACAGCTACCAGTACAAATGTATATCCTTTTCAAATAATATgtgttttttctatttttgataaatttgaacTATAAACAAATTGACGAAGAGTTTCCAACCATACATATTGCGTAACCAACATATGCTATCAATTCTTCAATCTCAATCTGTCTGTTTAACTCTttcatatgttatatatttttcataaaattcttCTCACTTTAAGTTTGAAACCACTATGTTTTATATGTGCTttgaatattttaacattgataatatttataattcTGAAGGAGATATTTTGATacatttcttaaacaataaacaGTTAACTATTAGAAAATAAACTGCTCCCCAGAGCACAGCTGGAAACAACTGAAGAGGTCCAACCCTGAGAGCAAAAATGGACAAAATATTCAGCTTGATACAGTTCTGAATTTGATTTCTAATAATATATTTGACACATTATATGTTTCTGACActgaataaatgtagtcaaagtacttgaaattggttatacatgtatgatttgaatttatacagCTGTGTGCTCACAGTTTGGTTCATAAAATACAACCATGAATCTGATAACAATTAATGTTAATGATTTCAAAGGCAGAAATTGACGATTTTTCCGTGATTAAAACGGCAGGGCGCCCGAGGTATGGCAGAAAAGAAGCACAGGCGTCAATAAAAAGGGCAGGCAGTGCCCTGTTCAAACTTTTTAACTAGAACACTGTAACTGATGGACCGACAACTGTAcaccataatatgtcccgtaaACTGTAGAAATCCAAACCTTTGACCTTTGAcacattgtactaatgaactcaaaatcgttcaaacttttttttgtcatgttttgaattcctgCATTTGCGCAGAatgcagaaatctacttccttcttccagTCTTGTTGTCTTGAGACTTTGAGTAGtttagtaaaatataggaactcaaggaacacaataccaatatttcatttttaatctttaatatgaattgatgtttctttgtttacattgaacatgacgtcataactaaaataacgtcacaagtaaaatccctaacaacagaccaaaaatcggaaacgttacggtatttctgtttctttttttaacaaatatattattttaccaaaaaaataattcatacagacttcgtcccctttcacaggtaatgcctgcgtCATATTATTTGTTTTGGTCCGTCgtcgttttttttttccattgcgTTTCTATTTTCCGACTTACAAGTTTCGTATACCAGAAGGAAGGTGTGACACTGACAGCAACACATCAAATAGTGAAAATACAACATGATTAATGATTAAATTAAAATCTTCATCTACTTTACCGTCTCCTTCGTTGATTTCAATTATTTCCACTATTTCATCTTCGTCAAATTCGAAGTCTGCATCACCAGTATCATCCACATTTTCGTTCTCCATCTCTTTTTTAcatacaataaattttaaatctttaattaaaaGCATGCACGTGTTCTTTATTTTGACATTTCTGTCAAgtaaaatgcaaaattttcttcTATATTATAGAGGATTCTACgtttaaaaaaacattgaaaagacCCAGACTAGAACTTTAAGTCAGAGTCATTTTTATGGTTTAAACTTCGCTAAAAAGCATTGAGCTGTGAACAACTAATATTACATTGACGATTACGAAATCTAACAGATTCTATTTACAAAATGGGTTTCAAGCTAACTCACAACCGCAAAATTATCGTAGCATGGTAAGTTGGATTTCAGTGTTGTATaatctaaatttttatttaaaactattGATAAGGATGATAAAAAATCCCCCGAAAAAATACCAAGGTCAATAAATGAGAAGTTCCAACCTCCTGCCcagaggttttttttttctacagatAATAcagtaaaataattttacaatgcTTCTTAATTTAATAATGTTGCAATTGAaaagaatttcataaaaataataaaggGATATGCATTGTAGAATAACAATTGTTACAAACATTCTATATACAGATATATGCTTATGTAATTTTTGCAATTTCCTGAATACCTTTCCCATGTAAAAACAGGTAGGTATCAGGTTCGTTCGCGACCAATACAccttcgcaccctacacgttcgcacctcgcacgttcgcacccaaggtccgttcgcacccaattttaattcaaattccagttgaataattgaaaaatcatgattgttttaaaataaattgctttggtgtaaatactgaatgtatttagcttggtatgagtaaaacattgaagatttaaaatgaaaaccacaaaagataattgtttaaaCAGCTTGcgccctttgatctgaaacaatgaaacaataaaatatagcaatacactattataaccaaaacatgataaaatttattcagcaCACAAAAAAAAccgtagtcagaatctcactttattttgaaataagtcaatgaaacaaagttatagcaataaactaaccaaaacatgattaagagttattcaacacaaagtaaaatattgacagaatcccactttatttagaaaggattatcatttttttaacaatacactatccaaaacttgattaagatttattcaacacaaaaaaaaaatgctgtcttactttattttgagacaatgacaacaaaatAATATACTTGTACGAATACAATTGCCAAACCTTGATTACAgagttattaaaaacaaaaccaattaaaattgggtCGAACATGCATACATGTTACGTATGATGTAGGTTGTGAATggactttgggtgcgaacatgtagggtgcgaaagtgaaagggagCGAAAACAAGTGGGTGCGAATGTAAATGAGTGCGAATGGACCCAGATTCAAACGGTCACACTGATTAGTGACAAGAAGAATTAATTTAGCAACAAtagcgacaagaaaacaaaaaaatatgattatcaaaattaatatacatgatatacaatgtattaaaaaatatgcaaatttagaAAGGGGAGGGGAAAGCATAAAATTGATCATGGATCTGTTTTTCTATTGTGCCTGTGTCAGTTTTCTATGATGAGCTCCATCAATTGATAACAATAACAAAActattgatatttcatttttgggTTATAATtaaaggtataatatatattttctgaaaaagaaatacattttgtatatgcgACTAGAGAAGTAGTTGATTTTTTCTCCAGTTTCTCCATAGAAGCAATGAGTTCTTTCATTGTaaatcttatcttttttttttacaaaataattaataGAATTTATATTAGAGATCATCATTATTAgtctttaggtttgcactctgtcctTCTGTCTTTCTCTCAGCTGTTTGTCTGCCTGTCCACCCCATCAGTCTGACAAATCagtttttcagattttttttcttcatgcttgaagatattgatttgatattttgtgtattgtttaatcatgacaagttacaggtcaagtttgatttttaagattttattttttctccttctTTAGTTAAAGCCCTTTCCCTAGATTTTATTGATGAAAGACTTATTAATTActagatttctgttcaaaggacaataactccatttttataaagatttgtaaaattgATTGTTGTAAGataaatttgacattaaaattgattgttttaagataaatttgacattttgttttttttttcccttttctttaatcaattgtttgaagaatttagtAGTAGGtgtgtttgttattttatgttgtttacaccatgacaagttaatgATCAAGTTAGAATTTCATTCTATTACAATGATATTTTAACTGGTAGGGGACTATCTACATGGTGTATtaccatgcaatactcacagaatgcttgttcaTGTTATTATGGTTTTATTACTCTTTTTTCTTTTGTCTGTCTAGTTCCCTAATCAAATCATGACCAACTATGATATATTCAAGGCTCTGTTGACCATGTTGATTAAAAtaatcattggcggatccaagggggggggggggtccgggacTTGGAACCCTctcttttttttggccgatcaatgcatttgaatggggacatataattggaacccccctttgtcctgggttgggaaccccccttttttaaatgactggatccgcccctgataatTTATTATACTGTATATGGATTTTCAGCATTTTCAACAGAAATCTTAACTAAAGTGAACATCAAATACACCTGTTGAAATTTATTAGCACTATTATTTATATTATCACGATTATTGTGAAACCAGTTATAACAACAACATGTGAGTTATTGCTGCAACAATTTAATGAGATCCACCTGTCATCAGCAGAAAATCAATTAAATAcagtatatcacaaaaaaatacaaaattaggaTGTGATAAATTACTtcacaatgtttttattattattttagggTTACAATGTTTATTGTTGGACCAATAGGATTTCTTGGTGTTGTACAGAACGTTAATGGTCAACGAAAAGAAAGAATGTACTATAAAAGAGTGTTACAACAAGAAGAAAGACAAAAAGAATTGGAAGGACAGAGATGAAGTTATGACTGACAATGTATAATATGTATTTTATGACTGGAAGTCAGTGGAAGGATGTATGAATGGAAATAATTTATTGTGAAAAAACATGA
Proteins encoded:
- the LOC143059564 gene encoding angio-associated migratory cell protein-like; translation: MLLIKDLKFIVCKKEMENENVDDTGDADFEFDEDEIVEIIEINEGDGLLENLDSIDIEDGDEEVGEEGGADGLIDSSSFVFKQHTDAVFTVSVDKKSSNLVVTGGQDDRGFVWSANTGEQIMECNGFKDSVTCVGFSPDGSMVAMADLSGVIRVYDIETKKEVWSFECSDTEWLQWHPVANVLLLGTTDGDVWMWKVPSGDCKTFQGPGCTANCGNILPDGKRLCVGYDNGLVKIWDLKDVNTLHSFNPGREGHGSSVVCMDCHHDNARIMTGSTDVTSRLYNANTGKFLGSLDCKNKESTDENSVETCGFSKIQNYAATGTLLGTLCIWDVPTQTARNVCPHEAGIVKLKWDAISPLIYTACLDGVLRLWDSRNGQCVTQWAGHQDAILDFDISSDGNTLVSVSEDKTARVFSLHTPDR